A genomic stretch from Schaalia odontolytica includes:
- the tyrS gene encoding tyrosine--tRNA ligase has product MTDILDELQWRGLLAQHTDLEALREHLNAGPVTFYCGYDPTAPSLHHGHLVQLIVMRHLQLAGHRPLALVGGATGQIGDPRQSGERQLQSTDVVKGWADRLHSQISKFLDFEGPAAATMVNNLDWTQEMSAIDLLRTIGKYFRVGTMLNKDIVARRIASDEGISYTEFSYQVLQANDFLELYRRNGCTLETGGNDQWGNMVGGVDLIRKVEGVDTHVMTTPIITKADGTKFGKSEGGAIWLDPEMMTPYAFYQFWLQVADDDVVRFLKIFTFKSREEIEALAVEVAQRPHQRAAQKALAASVTELVHGADQLQRVLAATDALWGGGDIRDLDEATLAAATAGLPRASLSIGESTVADALVALGFEKGKTAARRTISSGGASINNVKVEDPEAVLGHDDVLAGGLALIRKGRKNLAVLELS; this is encoded by the coding sequence GTGACAGACATCCTGGATGAACTGCAGTGGCGTGGGCTGCTCGCGCAGCACACCGACCTCGAGGCGCTCCGTGAGCACCTGAATGCCGGACCTGTCACCTTCTATTGCGGCTATGACCCGACGGCACCGTCGCTGCATCATGGACACCTCGTGCAGCTGATCGTCATGCGTCACCTGCAGCTTGCCGGGCACCGCCCGCTTGCTCTTGTAGGTGGCGCGACGGGGCAGATCGGCGACCCGCGTCAGAGCGGCGAGCGCCAGCTCCAGTCCACCGATGTCGTCAAGGGCTGGGCGGATCGCCTGCATTCGCAGATTTCGAAGTTCCTCGATTTCGAGGGACCCGCGGCTGCAACGATGGTGAACAACCTGGACTGGACCCAGGAGATGAGCGCGATCGATCTGCTGCGCACGATCGGCAAGTACTTCCGTGTGGGCACGATGCTGAACAAGGACATCGTCGCTCGTCGTATCGCGTCGGACGAGGGCATCTCCTACACGGAGTTCTCTTACCAGGTCCTCCAGGCCAACGACTTCCTTGAGCTCTACCGTCGTAACGGCTGCACGCTCGAGACCGGCGGTAATGACCAGTGGGGCAACATGGTGGGCGGTGTCGACCTTATTCGTAAAGTCGAGGGCGTCGACACCCACGTCATGACCACGCCGATCATCACCAAGGCTGATGGCACGAAGTTCGGCAAGTCCGAGGGTGGGGCCATCTGGCTCGACCCGGAGATGATGACTCCCTACGCCTTCTACCAGTTCTGGCTGCAGGTCGCTGACGATGATGTCGTGCGCTTCCTCAAGATCTTCACCTTCAAGTCGCGTGAAGAGATCGAGGCTCTTGCCGTCGAGGTTGCGCAGCGCCCGCATCAGCGGGCCGCGCAGAAGGCGCTGGCGGCTTCGGTCACCGAGCTTGTTCACGGCGCCGACCAGCTCCAGCGTGTGCTCGCCGCAACCGACGCGCTCTGGGGCGGTGGCGATATTCGTGATCTCGACGAGGCGACCTTGGCCGCTGCGACCGCAGGTCTGCCGCGCGCGTCCCTCTCCATCGGCGAGTCGACCGTGGCGGACGCTCTCGTCGCGCTTGGTTTCGAAAAGGGCAAGACCGCTGCCCGCCGCACCATCTCCTCGGGTGGTGCCTCCATCAACAACGTCAAGGTCGAGGATCCCGAGGCAGTTCTGGGCCACGATGACGTTCTCGCTGGTGGACTGGCTCTCATTCGTAAGGGTCGTAAGAACCTTGCGGTGCTTGAGTTGAGCTAA